Genomic DNA from Roseburia intestinalis L1-82:
CTTCCCCCATATAGCGGGCAGAATATACGCCTGGTTCCTTATTCAGATAATCCACCTCAAGTCCGGAATCATCTGCAAGGACAATATCTTTTGTAAACTGGGCCACTGCCTTTGCTTTTATTCTGGCATTTTCCTCAAATGTCGTCCCGTTTTCCACGATATCCGTCTGGATCCCGGCTTCTTTCATAGACAGGATCTCTGCATCCATATCCCCTAAAATTTCTCTGATTTCTTTCATTTTACCGGCATTTCCGGTCGCAAAAATAATTCTGTTCATTCCGCTTCTCCATTTCCCTGTATGACATTGGTTTTCACACTAATATCCTTCTTCAAATGCACGCAATATCGCATGATAGATACCAAGTGCTGCTTTTTTCTGATAATCCTCCGACCGCAGCAGATCAAGCTCCTGCTGATTGGTCATAAATCCAACCTCGATCAGCGCAACCGGAACCTTGCTTGTCCTTATAATATAGATACTGTCTCCCTCAACAAGACCACGGTTTCTGCTCTGTAACTGTCCCGTTACTTCCTCTAAACAGATCTGTGCCAGCCGCTTACTTCCAAGTTCGCTCTCATCCGACTCGTTATACATGACTGCTGTACCATTTGCCGAGGACATTCTTCCACTGTTTGTGGAATTGTTATGTACGCTGATAAAAAGATCGGCGTCCGACTTATTTGCAAGCTGTACCCTCTGATCAAAAGTAGGGTTGCTGTCGTCGGTTCTGGTATAATAAACACCGATATTGTGATCATCCTCATCAAGTATCTTTTTTAACTGAAGCACAATATCAAGATCAATTTCTTTTTCATTGACCCCCTGTTTGTTCGCTCCCGGCGCACGGCCTCCATGCCCCGCATCGATTACGACTACTTTATCATACACTTCCTGCGGTGTCAAAAAATCAAAATAATAATATGCACTGTCATATTCCGTTTTTAATTCATAAACATGATCCATTACGATCTCTATCACACCATCTTCTCCCTTGCTGGAATAAGAAAGTGTCGCAATGTGATTACTGCTTCCCGTAATCGGTCCGTTTTCAAAATAAGAGCGGTCTGTTCCCGGAATGCTGATTTTTATCGTCTGTGTCACATAATCATTTGTAAATTGAATATCAGATCCATTTATGCCCTCCGGCAGTTTCAACTGCAGCTGTCCGCCATGAACCTGTTCTGATGTA
This window encodes:
- a CDS encoding N-acetylmuramoyl-L-alanine amidase family protein, which translates into the protein MEDKILKFATAVVVVLTVAVCIGLPFFPQIHTWAVESREERLAEQEYAENQTEMKDLEIVAADTSEQVHGGQLQLKLPEGINGSDIQFTNDYVTQTIKISIPGTDRSYFENGPITGSSNHIATLSYSSKGEDGVIEIVMDHVYELKTEYDSAYYYFDFLTPQEVYDKVVVIDAGHGGRAPGANKQGVNEKEIDLDIVLQLKKILDEDDHNIGVYYTRTDDSNPTFDQRVQLANKSDADLFISVHNNSTNSGRMSSANGTAVMYNESDESELGSKRLAQICLEEVTGQLQSRNRGLVEGDSIYIIRTSKVPVALIEVGFMTNQQELDLLRSEDYQKKAALGIYHAILRAFEEGY